The following proteins are co-located in the Salvelinus sp. IW2-2015 linkage group LG36, ASM291031v2, whole genome shotgun sequence genome:
- the LOC111959600 gene encoding NADH dehydrogenase [ubiquinone] flavoprotein 3, mitochondrial — MATSLLWLGRMGSLKALQRESWGLLRCPSVAAFCTKVEEPKKAVKKAKAAKAAAAPLAPAPEPFDNSTYKNLQHHNYNHYTFADLDLEMAKYRLPQPSSGRPSPRH; from the exons ATGGCGACTTCCTTACTTTGGCTAGGACGAATGGGGTCTCTCAAG GCTCTCCAGCGAGAGAGCTGGGGCCTTTTGAGGTGCCCCTCTGTGGCTGCATTCTGCACCAAGGTGGAGGAGCCAAAGAAAGCTGTTAAAAAGGCGAAGGCTGCAA AGGCGGCAGCGGCACCTCTAGCGCCAGCCCCCGAGCCTTTCGACAACAGTACTTACAAGAACCTCCAGCACCACAACTACAACCATTACACCTTTGCAGACCTGGACCTGGAGATGGCCAAGTACCGTCTGCCCCAGCCCTCCTCCGGCAGACCCTCCCCCAGGCACTGA